TATTCCTGTTCGGCATTCGTCGGCAGCCGAAATCCCTGGGCGCCGTACGGATAACCACCATTGCAGGTCCAGTTGCCGCTGTGCTCGTAGGCTCGCGGGTAACCCGCCTGCAAGCTCAACCAATCGCAATAACGCGCGGCGCCATACCAGGTCACCATGATGACCGGATGAACTGAGGGGTCATATCCGCCCGGGTAGGCGTTCTGAGCCTCGCTTGATGGGGATTCCCGCAAGTAGAAGGTTCCTGCACTGAACTGTATTTCGCAGGCCGCCTGATCAAGATCCAACAGCTCCACGCTGCTTCCATCGAGATTGTCCAGCACCGCGGAGGCCGTCGTCGTCACATACCCATTGTTATAGGCCCACTGCAGCGCTTCCATATATTCTTGGTTGGTCACCTCGGTTTGATCCATTAAGAAGTCGTGTGTCAGTGTCACTTGCAGCTGATCTATACCGCAGTAGGAGACACCATCGCCCATGATAAAGACCCCCGCCGGTACAAGGACCATGCCGGGGATCGGAATATCCGAATCGGTGAATGTCATACTGTCGATATCCGCCACATTGTATTCATCAACGGTCGCGCCACTGTGGATCTGCATCTTCCACTCACCATGGCCGGCTGCCGCACTCAGAGCCAAACCCAAACCCAGTATCACGCAGATACGCCGTTTCATTGTTGTCTCTCCTATTGTGATTCGCTGCCATCAGGAGTGTATCCTACTGTCGTCGTTGGCATTATAGCATCCGCCCGCGGTGTGGGCAAGCGGTTGGTTCGATCCCCGAAATCCGGTCCCGGGGCGGAAATCGCGATGACCCTTGAACGATCCCGGCGCATCCCGCGTTATGAATGACGGATGTCTCCTCGCGGCGGCCGCGGGTGATCGAGGCCGTCCATCCTGATCCGCCTTGTACAATGGGAGGATTCCATGCCACGCCTTATCCTTCAGATCCTGATACTGATAGCCTTAGCCTTGACCCTGATCGCGCATGGCACAGCCGCCGCCACCATCGCCGAGCGTGAAGAGCAGATCATCGCCGGCCGGCCCCTGATCCTTTACGGTGCGGCGGAAACCGGGCAAGAAGCCCAAGCCGTCCAAGCCAGTTACAGACTCGAGGAGCAAATCGATATCCCAACCATCCCCGCCATCGAAGCATCCCAAGAACAGCGCGCCGGCCACGACATCCTCGCCTTCGGGACACCGGAAACGAACACCTTTATTGCACAATGTTTGGAGAGATTACCCATCCGCCTGACGGACCAGGCTGTCACAATTGGAGACAGCGTGTATGCCGGGAGCGATATCCGACTCGTCGCGGCGCTTCCTAATCCACTGAATCCGGAACGGGAGTGCATCATCTACACAGCTCAGGATGAGTCGCTCATCCCGGGGATCTTCTTCGGTGTCGGCGCGAGCCATGGCGAAGGCGATTTCCTGGCCTACCGCAAATCGGACGGCGTCTACTATCAAGAGGACCGGCTGGCGCTGGGGAGTTTCATCCGCACGCCAAAGGGGCTCGAGTTGGGGGAGACACACTATTGGAGCAAGCCGCCGCGTGCCCTGCGCCGCATCACGGAGGGGCATGTCGCCATTC
Above is a window of Candidatus Eisenbacteria bacterium DNA encoding:
- a CDS encoding formylglycine-generating enzyme family protein, with the protein product MKRRICVILGLGLALSAAAGHGEWKMQIHSGATVDEYNVADIDSMTFTDSDIPIPGMVLVPAGVFIMGDGVSYCGIDQLQVTLTHDFLMDQTEVTNQEYMEALQWAYNNGYVTTTASAVLDNLDGSSVELLDLDQAACEIQFSAGTFYLRESPSSEAQNAYPGGYDPSVHPVIMVTWYGAARYCDWLSLQAGYPRAYEHSGNWTCNGGYPYGAQGFRLPTNAEQEYAEQYDDERIYPWGNEAPDCTRANYRTGSQSFCVGWTAPVGNYPAAPASLEIFDLAGNVLEWCNDWFVCDLGTTPLINPPGPTSGDGRVLRGGSWNTMSGSLACALRQYGLPTYQIFQAGFRTVKTVTP